The Aspergillus luchuensis IFO 4308 DNA, chromosome 6, nearly complete sequence genome segment AGATCCTCTTCCGCAATGGGCGAAGAGTCGGCAGCAGAACTCGACCCGTGCACCAGTGTGCTTTGGAGGAACTCTGCTGCCGCAAGTTCATCACCTTTTTTGCTATCCAATGTGCGCGAGCACAGGTCAGCAGGGTAGCCGATGGAGGCGAGCCGTTTGATTTTGGCCTCCCTTGCAAGATCATCGCTGGCAAGGCTCACACCGGCGGAGTACCCTTCAGGCAGACACCAACGCGGCAGATCATCTTCCGGGACGTATATAAGAAGCCATTCCAAAACCTCCTCCCGGTCCTTGCACGTGCTTGTCGCCTCCTCAACGTGGCTGCGCCGGAAGCCCAATTGAGTAAGCTCTTCGACAATGGATTTGCGTTCGCGTTCCGGTATCTCCACATTATAAGGATTCCAAATTGCATGCTGCCGCAGTATACCCTCGATTTCACGGCGCACTTTACCCCCAAGGTCGACCTTTGGTGCTTGCGACCAGATCTTTTTGCCCCTGTTATCACCGCTTGAGCCCAGTCCCAAGTCGACGgtcttctctgcctccttcGCCTGGGTCTTTTCGCGCTCtttccgcttcttctccaagtctgCAGCTGCACTTTCTCGCTCCTGCTTGGCGAGGAACGGATCTGCCTCGTACAtccatcctttccctcccttggTATCTGCCGATTTTATCTCCGTAAAATCCTCTTTCCAGAGCTTCTTATAGGTGGGTGGAAGCATCATATGGATATTCTTCATGTTACAGACTCGAAATAGGGCATAAGCAGCAGCGAAATGGCGCGCCTCTAGCGCCGTTGGTTGCGCGGCGAGATGCTTGTGGGACGGAGGGGGTTTCATAGGAGGGAGTACGACAGTTTCTCGAGTCTTCGGATCGATGCGCTTCAGAATAACGGAGGATACAAAGCCCTCCGAGACTTTAATCTGCGATGTGATAGAATTGTCAGCATGACGAGCCCGTTAATCCTTACATTTTCAAATGGACGAAGATGGGCCATCATCGGCCATACCATTGTATACTCAGGCTTCTCccacttctgcttctggcaGTGCTCCGCAAGCATATTGACCGGCAGCTTTCCGGTCCATGATGCGCCTCCAATCACCTCCTTCACTGAGGGTTTCTTAGGCTCCTCCGTAGAAGCCTGCGCTTTCTTCGCTGTCTCCGCCGATCGTTCAGCGGCAGCTTTGGCAGCTTTGGTCCCCGGTTTGGGGGCTCCTCCACGGGCGtcgttctttttcttgggggGCATGTTTCCAAAATGACAAGATAGTCTAGAGCAGACGCCCGTGGAGTAACTCAGGCCGTTGAGGAGAATCCAAAAAGGTACCTAGAGCACTCCTAGTATTGAAAAGAAGCAACGGGAGTTTCTGAGACGATTCCGCGGTTGGCTTGTCCCGCACTAGGCCGCTTTGATCCTTTGGGTAGGGCTGCGGGGAGTCGCCGCTGATCGCATTGCATTGCTTCGGCCTCTCCGCATCACAAGAAAGAGCTCTGAATCTCACCTACAACAGCTCTGTACCCTCACTCGTTGTGTTCATCAGCTAGTAACTCAACTACAATGGCCGAATCTCCTACTCTGGAGCTCGACAGTCCCACAGAACAGGATGTCGCGCCCGCAGAAGCGCAGCAGCTGCCACCCAAGCCAGCCAAAAGAGACGCCTGTACGCTCCGAACGCAAACATCAACTCATCTCCCCTTGCATAGCAGACGCAGGAACCACTAACTGATCATTCCTATCTCAGTTACAGAACTACTCGCCCCGAAACCTAAACATCCTAAACATGACGATTCCAGCACCTCCAAGCACATTCCTCCTACCTCTAAAAGGCGAGCCATCGGTGGCCCCCGAGACGGCCTAGGCGTCTACATCGCGAAACCAGAATCGTTCCCCTCCAacgtagtagtatactacGATGACGACTTCGTCGTTATCCACGACATGTTCCCTAAGGcaaccctccacctcctaCTTCTCCCACGAGATCCCCAAAAAACGCGCCTCCATCCTTTCGAAGCCTTCGAAGACGCCGAGTTCCTGGCAAAggtgaagaaagaaacgCAGAAACTCCGCAAACTCGCGGCGGGAGAGCTCAGACGAATACACGGGAAATACTCGGCGCAGGATAAGGAAAGGCAAGATGCGCTTAATGTAGAACCGCCGCTGGAGGAGCTGCCGCCGGGGAGAAACTGGGAGCAGGAGATTATGTGTGGGATTCATGCGCATCCCTCCATGAATCACTTGCATGTGCATGTTATCTCCGTGGATCGGTTTAGCGATCGTCTAAAGCATAGGAAACATTACAATAGCTTTTCTACACCGTTTTTCGTCAATATTGATGATTTCCCGCTCGCGCCAGATGATGTGCGGAGACACCCGGATGAACAAGGCTACTTGCGGAGGGATTTTGTCTGTTGGCGCTGTGGGAGGCAATTCGGAAATAAATTCGCCGAGTTGAAGCTACATTTGAAGGAGGAATTTGAGGCATGGAGAAAGCTGTGAGGCGCAGGGACTGCCCGCATGCATGCAGGACGGTATAAGCGACTGGGAGCTAGAGGCACGTTCTGCCATGTTTAGTTGAGCTTCAATTGGCACCTGATGGAGTGATGCGGGGAACCGACGATGCGGTCCCCCTGGCTGATTGCGTGAGCTTCgattataaatatcaattTGAAGTAAATGTACACGCAAATCCAAGGCAGCAATAACTCTTGGTGGGGCCGCATTTTCAGTGACCCTTTCCCAAGTCCGCTAGCCTTACTCCGGAGTCGCTGAGAGAACCAACCAAGGTTCCCTCCGACTCCAAGCCCTTCCCAATATCTCCTCACAAATCACCCAAAGACTCAGCACTGCAAGGGCCATTTAGGCACGGTTCTTAGACTTGGCGCCACCCTTGACCTTCCTGGCCTCAGGACGGTTGATGTGGTGAGCGGGGATCCACTCGGCGTTGTAGGTAGTGGCAGACGAGACAGCAGGGCTGCTGGGAGCCTCAACGGGGGCCTCCTTCTTGGAGGCACCAGCGGACTTCTTGTACTCGGGACCCTTTGCAGCACGGCGCTTCTGGGGGAAGTAGGGAGCGATCCAGACGGTGTAGAAGAAGTAGACGACGCCAGAAAAGCAagccaggaggaagaagtagagGAAAAGGCTAATGATAATCGGGTTAGCTTGATCCCATCGACGAGCTGCGAGAATGTGCCTTACATCTGAGGGTCAAAGATGCTGGTCTCGGGCTCAACGACGCTGACAGTGCCGTTGTAGGCGTACAGAGTGAAGAGGTTGCCATTGGTATCAGAGATAACGGAAGCGAGAGTGAGCAGCAAGTCCTGGGGGTGCATTTCGGTGGCGAAGCTGTAGCTGACGCTCTCCTGCTGACCGGCCGGGATCTCAACGCTGTAACGGTGCGCAGTCAGGTTGCGAACAATTTGGCTGCTTTCTCCTTCAACCGCCGACAAGGAACCTCCAATGAAGTTCACAGTCACAGGaacttcatcctcattgGCGAAAGTGATCAGCGCCTCAGTCGGGTAGCCATTGACAAGCTTGACACCGAAGATCTCCTCGGAGGCAGGGAAGGAGGCGTGGGCCGTGACAGAAAGCAATTGGGTTTCAGGGAGatcatccttctcagcaGCATCCTGATAAAATGCGACATCGCGTCAGCAACTCAATTGACTGTAAAACGATAAGAGTCACGCGAGTGGGAACATACCGCCGCGAGACTGCCGCCAATCAAGGCCTGGACAGAAAGGAGAGCCAGGGACAAGAAACCAAAGCGACCCATTGTGAATGAACCGGGAGTTGGGgacgagaagagaaagggtgagggtgaggagaggggggaaagggtggggaagagaaagatcgAAGAGGCGATCGGACcagagatggatggaggaagaagagagggagaagtaagtaagaggaagaggagaagcagcaagaaagagaggaaggggaaccGGGCAATTTCTCCACGTAGCCTCAATACTGCCTCAGGTTGGCTGGGATGGTTCCCCATGCGGCGGGCTGACTCAGCCCCAGCTCTCCCCGGCCGGCGGCTCGTGACTGGTTGGCGCCTCATGCGGCTGTTTTGATGGTGACTTGCTCTAGGCTTGTGCCAGTCCAGTTCACTTGTCTCTGTAGATCTCGCACTTTCTTCGTGACTGTACAGTAAATTCACTCCCGATAGTATTGACTTCCCCGCTGTCTGCCCAATCTGCTACTCTTTTTGGCTCCATAATCTCGATCGTCGCCGTTTCAGCCGCCTACCATCAACCCTTCCCCATTCTCGGTGCTTCTATAGCCTGGCGCTTCAGAAgacctctctctcacttGCTATCCCTCTTAAACCATTAGTGCCCAAACCTTACCTAGTCCATCATGACAGCCCCGGAATATCTCGAGCGATATAAACAGCTGGCATCTATAGAACAAGATAAGAATATCCTAATCGAGGTAGCCGCTCAGCATCACAGTATCAAGTGCTCCATGTTGACGTTACACTCCCTGCACCTAGGAACTTTTGCAGCGTGTGACAGAGCTGGAGGCTGCCTTCCAGCAAGAGAAACTCGATCATGAACGTGAAACGCGGTTTAATCGTGATATCCAGCTTCATGAAATGGAATTAATGCAGCATATCGCGAGGATCAAGGCCATTATGGTGGGACCTTCATAGTTCTGCAGCTTGGTCTGTGCTAATCATGCCCGTCCGCTTTTAGGACCGCGAGCCCTTTATAGTCGTGCTACTAGATGGAACTGgcatcatcttcaaggaCGAGTTCCTACaaaggggagaagaaggtggcAAAGTTGCAGCCAATAAGCTTGCTGTCGCCCTGAAAGACTATGTTGCCAGCAATTTCCCGGGCCTTGATAATCCAAAAATAATCACCAGGATGTACGTTAACTTGAAAGGTCTGAGTGAGATGTGTGTCCGAGGCGTCATTAGCACCGACCCATCATCGATCGAGGGCTTTGCTAAGGGCTTCAACAACGGCCATCCACTGTTTGACCTTGTGGATACTGGACTAGACAACGCACATGACAAGATCGCAGGTACGCAACAAGACTTCCTTGTCCAAGATACTTGCATTGGTATGTTACTCAGGACGATGCGCTGACCTGCTGTCTGCCATCTCTAGAGGCCTTCAAAGTCAACCTATATAACTGCCACTGTCATCAAATCTTCTTAGGATGCGCCGACACCAACGCATATGCCCAGATCTTGGTGGACATAATGGAAGACATTGACCTAGTAGGAAGAGTAACCTTGATCGAGGGCATCACCTTTGAAAAAGATctggccaagatcaaggccgCATACAGAGTCTCTCAGTTCCCAGAAATCCTTCGAAATACAAAAATAACACCTGTCTGGGCCCCGTGGAAAGCCGCAGTAGCGTCCaaacctcctccagctcttACTCCATCGCCGAAACCAGGCGCAGTGCCACTGTCACGAACCTCGACCAGCACGTCAACGAACGCTAGTACGTCGATGTCTTCCACTTCTGCCAGGCCATCAACTCCTGGGGAATTCCAAGTGGTGCAGTCGAAATCAGTCACGCCCGCACGACCCAAAATCGTTGAACGAAACAAGTACGGTCAACGTGTAGACCGGGTTGACTTTAAAAGCATCCCGCGAGAAGAGATGAATCGCTTGAAGAAACTAAAATTATGCAACCTTCATTACCTCCTAGGAGAATGCACAATTGACAACTGTCAGCATGACCACTCGAGCAGGTTGACCAAAAGTGAACTTTCAGTTTTGACCGCCATCGCCCGCATGACACCCTGCCGATATGGACTAGATTGCGATGACCCGGAATGTACATATGGGCATCGGTGCCCTCACGCAGAGCCCGGGAAAAAAGATTGTTACTGGGGTTCGAATTGTCGATTTGATCCTGCCGCGCACGGCATCGACACCAATATCGTTAAGTTAACCAAGGTCTAATGGCAGGGGTATAGTAATTGGGGAAGCGAGCTccattttctctttcaaGTTTGCAGCGTGAAACAGGACCTGCATTGCTCTAGCACAAAAGTTGTTTTTTCCTTTGGCCTTTGTAACGGCTTCGCGCAGATAAGAttggactttttttttttcaacaAGTTTTTGgaccatcaacaccaagaTCCTTATTTGCTGGCGTGCTTCCTACACTTGATTTTCTATTACCTTGCGCATGGTACATATCTTGATGGATATCCCTAAATTCGGTACCCAATCTGTGAAATTTTCTGTTAATATGACATTTTCGCCAATTTCTCACCCGCTAACATATATGCAATCCGATCTATATCGTCGTAATACTATTATCTCTGGACTCTTGTATTTGATATGATTCAATATCTCAGTTTCTGTGCATCACTGATTCGATGGAAGCACTATCACATCATTCTTGCCTTGCATACACGAAACCGTGTCCCCAAGACTCATGCGCTTAGATAACCCTAGCaccaaaagcaaaacaaaGTACCCTATGTATACAACAGCAAACACCGCCGTTATTCCCAGAAAGCAGTTTTGCATGCAAAAAGTGTATTACGAAATAGTAGTCATGAACATAGCAAAGCGCCTCTCCCAGCCAAAGCAGTCGTCATGACTACAGCCATTCTCGTCATCTTCGttattggtggtggtgttctCCGTATCAGGGCGATGTCTGCAGAGGACACCATATTC includes the following:
- the HNT3 gene encoding DNA 5'-adenosine monophosphate hydrolase (COG:S;~EggNog:ENOG410PNGU;~InterPro:IPR001310,IPR026963,IPR032566,IPR036265;~PFAM:PF11969,PF01230,PF16278;~go_function: GO:0003677 - DNA binding [Evidence IEA];~go_function: GO:0033699 - DNA 5'-adenosine monophosphate hydrolase activity [Evidence IEA];~go_process: GO:0006281 - DNA repair [Evidence IEA]), with the protein product MAESPTLELDSPTEQDVAPAEAQQLPPKPAKRDAFTELLAPKPKHPKHDDSSTSKHIPPTSKRRAIGGPRDGLGVYIAKPESFPSNVVVYYDDDFVVIHDMFPKATLHLLLLPRDPQKTRLHPFEAFEDAEFLAKVKKETQKLRKLAAGELRRIHGKYSAQDKERQDALNVEPPLEELPPGRNWEQEIMCGIHAHPSMNHLHVHVISVDRFSDRLKHRKHYNSFSTPFFVNIDDFPLAPDDVRRHPDEQGYLRRDFVCWRCGRQFGNKFAELKLHLKEEFEAWRKL
- a CDS encoding putative translocon-associated protein, alpha subunit (COG:U;~EggNog:ENOG410PP6Y;~InterPro:IPR005595;~PFAM:PF03896;~TransMembrane:4 (i21-41o53-71i83-103o249-270i);~go_component: GO:0005789 - endoplasmic reticulum membrane [Evidence IEA]) gives rise to the protein MGNHPSQPEAVLRLRGEIARFPFLSFLLLLLFLLLTSPSLLPPSISGPIASSIFLFPTLSPLSSPSPFLFSSPTPGSFTMGRFGFLSLALLSVQALIGGSLAADAAEKDDLPETQLLSVTAHASFPASEEIFGVKLVNGYPTEALITFANEDEVPVTVNFIGGSLSAVEGESSQIVRNLTAHRYSVEIPAGQQESVSYSFATEMHPQDLLLTLASVISDTNGNLFTLYAYNGTVSVVEPETSIFDPQILFLYFFLLACFSGVVYFFYTVWIAPYFPQKRRAAKGPEYKKSAGASKKEAPVEAPSSPAVSSATTYNAEWIPAHHINRPEARKVKGGAKSKNRA
- a CDS encoding CCCH zinc finger protein (COG:S;~EggNog:ENOG410PNNW); amino-acid sequence: MTAPEYLERYKQLASIEQDKNILIEELLQRVTELEAAFQQEKLDHERETRFNRDIQLHEMELMQHIARIKAIMDREPFIVVLLDGTGIIFKDEFLQRGEEGGKVAANKLAVALKDYVASNFPGLDNPKIITRMYVNLKGLSEMCVRGVISTDPSSIEGFAKGFNNGHPLFDLVDTGLDNAHDKIAEAFKVNLYNCHCHQIFLGCADTNAYAQILVDIMEDIDLVGRVTLIEGITFEKDLAKIKAAYRVSQFPEILRNTKITPVWAPWKAAVASKPPPALTPSPKPGAVPLSRTSTSTSTNASTSMSSTSARPSTPGEFQVVQSKSVTPARPKIVERNKYGQRVDRVDFKSIPREEMNRLKKLKLCNLHYLLGECTIDNCQHDHSSRLTKSELSVLTAIARMTPCRYGLDCDDPECTYGHRCPHAEPGKKDCYWGSNCRFDPAAHGIDTNIVKLTKV